Proteins encoded together in one Candidatus Brocadiaceae bacterium window:
- a CDS encoding protein-L-isoaspartate(D-aspartate) O-methyltransferase, with amino-acid sequence MERTGGLLWIALGLLLAGVWGCPNADEPARRPGAATEGVPGEAPPTRDRPRIEERAAERTAMVRDQIEARGVKDPDVLRAMRNAPRHLFVPQNMRRAAYDDSPLPIGHGQTISQPYIVALMTELLAIRPGDRVLEVGTGSGYQAAVLAELTPHVYSIEILEALHERASAQLAAVGYGTIRTRRDDGYYGWPDEAPFDAIIVTAAAGHVPPPLTAQLRPGGRMAIPVGPVYGAQQLVLISKDEEGRLSTRSVLPVRFVPLTGRAMDTQ; translated from the coding sequence ATGGAACGCACAGGGGGCCTCCTGTGGATCGCTCTTGGGCTGCTGCTGGCCGGCGTGTGGGGCTGCCCGAACGCCGATGAGCCCGCCCGGCGGCCCGGCGCCGCCACTGAGGGCGTGCCCGGCGAAGCGCCTCCCACCCGGGACCGCCCGCGCATCGAGGAACGGGCGGCCGAGCGCACCGCCATGGTCCGCGACCAGATCGAGGCGCGCGGGGTGAAAGACCCCGACGTCCTGCGCGCGATGCGGAACGCGCCGCGGCACCTGTTCGTGCCGCAGAACATGCGCCGCGCGGCCTACGACGACAGCCCCCTGCCCATCGGCCACGGGCAGACCATCTCCCAGCCCTACATCGTGGCGCTGATGACCGAACTGCTGGCCATCCGGCCCGGCGACCGCGTGCTGGAGGTCGGCACCGGCAGCGGTTACCAGGCGGCCGTCCTGGCCGAGCTGACCCCGCACGTCTACTCGATCGAGATCCTGGAGGCGCTCCACGAGCGGGCCTCGGCACAGCTCGCCGCAGTCGGTTACGGGACGATCCGGACGCGCCGGGACGACGGCTACTACGGGTGGCCGGACGAGGCGCCCTTCGACGCCATCATCGTGACGGCCGCCGCGGGGCACGTCCCGCCTCCCCTGACGGCCCAGCTCAGGCCCGGCGGACGGATGGCGATCCCCGTCGGCCCCGTCTACGGCGCTCAGCAGCTCGTCCTCATCTCCAAGGACGAGGAGGGCCGGCTGAGCACACGCAGCGTCCTGCCGGTGCGCTTCGTGCCGCTGACGGGCCGCGCGATGGACACGCAGTGA
- the vanZ gene encoding VanZ family protein translates to MRWLSRIGLIVWLGFLVWGSLMPTVPAGRTIRVVPGGAYTVHAVAYAILCMMAVFALGSTGPRGLLLTALGACLLGLVLEWVQPHTGRAFDWGDVAANAAGVAAGLVAVFCLRRVPGCCRRAEPGG, encoded by the coding sequence ATGCGGTGGCTCAGTCGAATCGGCCTGATCGTGTGGCTGGGGTTCCTGGTGTGGGGCAGCCTGATGCCGACCGTTCCGGCGGGCCGCACCATCCGTGTCGTGCCGGGGGGCGCCTACACGGTCCACGCAGTCGCCTACGCCATCCTCTGCATGATGGCGGTGTTCGCGCTGGGGTCGACCGGCCCGCGCGGCCTGCTGCTGACGGCGCTGGGCGCGTGCCTGCTGGGGCTGGTCCTGGAATGGGTGCAGCCGCACACGGGACGGGCATTCGACTGGGGCGACGTGGCGGCCAATGCGGCGGGGGTCGCTGCGGGGCTGGTGGCCGTGTTCTGCCTGCGGCGGGTGCCGGGGTGCTGCCGGCGGGCCGAGCCGGGCGGCTGA
- a CDS encoding Rrf2 family transcriptional regulator: MAVITRETDYALRALLALAGADEFVAVTVLAQQQGVPVVFLRKIMQRLHRAGVVESRQGPFGGYRLAVPADAVSLLDVVEAVQGPLVMNECFHAPDLCDRAPDCPVRRCLQELQSLLQERLSALTVGGVAGGACGRAPCPKAGASALADEPKER, encoded by the coding sequence ATGGCCGTCATCACGCGAGAGACCGATTACGCACTGCGCGCGCTCCTGGCTCTGGCCGGCGCCGACGAGTTCGTGGCCGTGACCGTGCTGGCACAGCAGCAGGGCGTCCCGGTGGTGTTCCTGCGCAAGATCATGCAGCGGCTCCATCGGGCGGGCGTCGTGGAGAGCCGGCAGGGGCCGTTCGGCGGCTACCGGCTGGCGGTGCCGGCCGACGCGGTGAGCCTGCTGGACGTGGTGGAGGCCGTGCAGGGCCCGCTGGTGATGAACGAGTGCTTCCATGCGCCGGACCTGTGCGATCGCGCGCCCGACTGCCCCGTGCGCAGGTGCCTGCAGGAGCTGCAGTCGTTGCTGCAGGAGCGGCTGTCTGCGCTGACCGTGGGCGGGGTGGCCGGCGGCGCGTGCGGCCGGGCTCCGTGCCCGAAGGCCGGGGCGTCTGCTCTGGCCGATGAACCGAAGGAACGCTAA
- a CDS encoding cupin domain-containing protein — MKIVTSEQVSPFQNAHGVLARRLHDTEHVQVVQIDLEPGQGLKSHVTPVDVFFYVVRGDATVQIGEERECVPVGSLVHSPAGIPHLVANEGETHLRFLVVKTPNPGGRK; from the coding sequence ATGAAGATCGTGACATCCGAACAGGTAAGTCCTTTCCAGAATGCACACGGTGTGCTGGCCCGCCGTCTGCACGACACCGAGCACGTGCAGGTGGTCCAGATCGACCTGGAGCCCGGCCAGGGCCTGAAGTCGCACGTCACGCCCGTCGACGTGTTCTTCTACGTGGTCCGGGGCGACGCGACGGTGCAGATCGGGGAGGAGCGGGAGTGCGTGCCCGTGGGCAGCCTGGTGCACAGCCCGGCCGGCATCCCGCATCTTGTTGCCAACGAGGGCGAGACGCACCTGCGCTTTCTCGTCGTCAAGACGCCCAACCCGGGTGGCCGCAAATAG
- the ric gene encoding iron-sulfur cluster repair di-iron protein, whose protein sequence is MNTNTGNQTVGDLVTERPAVRPALERYGIDYCCGGDRPLAEAAAAAGVDLRELCAAMDAAEADAPEGGRDWSQATLTELVAHIEGAHHAFLREAFPRIEALFTAVLAAHQARHGKVLRPLREVFGSLRTEIEQHLEREESLLFPYVRRLEEYVRGGGRQPAVGSERIRNPVRVMRLEHDDAGQALSEMRGLTDGYRLPEDACRSFRALYDALQELERDLHEHIHLENNILFRKAVALDIACWGV, encoded by the coding sequence ATGAACACCAACACCGGAAACCAGACGGTCGGCGACCTGGTGACGGAGCGGCCGGCGGTTCGGCCGGCCCTCGAACGCTACGGCATCGACTACTGCTGCGGAGGCGACCGGCCGCTTGCGGAGGCGGCGGCCGCGGCCGGCGTGGACCTGCGCGAACTGTGCGCCGCCATGGACGCGGCCGAAGCCGACGCGCCCGAGGGCGGCCGGGACTGGTCGCAGGCCACGCTCACCGAGCTGGTCGCCCACATCGAGGGGGCGCACCATGCCTTTCTGCGGGAGGCGTTTCCCCGCATCGAGGCGCTCTTCACGGCCGTGCTGGCCGCCCATCAGGCGCGACATGGCAAGGTGCTGCGCCCGCTCCGGGAAGTGTTCGGCTCGCTGCGGACAGAGATCGAGCAGCATCTGGAGAGGGAGGAGTCGCTGCTGTTCCCCTACGTGCGAAGGCTGGAGGAATACGTCCGGGGGGGCGGTCGGCAGCCGGCGGTCGGCAGCGAGCGGATTCGCAACCCCGTGCGCGTGATGCGGCTGGAGCACGACGACGCCGGCCAGGCGCTGTCCGAGATGCGCGGCCTGACCGACGGATACAGGCTGCCCGAGGACGCGTGCCGCAGCTTCCGGGCGCTTTACGACGCCCTGCAGGAGCTGGAGCGCGACCTGCACGAGCACATCCACCTGGAGAACAACATCCTGTTCCGCAAGGCGGTCGCTCTGGACATCGCCTGCTGGGGCGTCTGA
- a CDS encoding MBL fold metallo-hydrolase: MVVEIKPGLYWVGVVDWGLTHFHGHELSTHRGSSYNAYLIRDEKTVLVDTVWGPFADQLLENIREVVDPSEIDIVVANHSEVDHSGGLPAVMRHAPKAKVVVSKRGLESVEGHFHQPWDFQSVGTGDRISIGANELAFVEAPMLHWPDSMFTYLTGHNVLMPNDAFGQHYATAFRYNDEVDQEELYEEALKYYVNILTPFSKLVRRKIDEVLALGLPVDVIAPSHGVIWRKDPLQIVRKYQEWAAQTPEPRAVILYDTMWNGTRRMAEAISEGLAEAGVDSKAVHVGLTDRNDVLVDVFRARTVVVGSPTFNNGVLASLAPILEDLRGLKFQNKIGAAFGSYGWSGESIGLIEEHLRRCGIPLVREGLRCKWQPRAEDLEACRAFGRELADATKKA, translated from the coding sequence ATGGTCGTCGAGATCAAGCCGGGGCTCTACTGGGTTGGCGTTGTGGACTGGGGGCTCACGCACTTCCACGGTCACGAGCTGAGCACGCACCGCGGCTCGTCCTATAACGCGTATCTGATCAGGGACGAGAAGACGGTGCTGGTCGACACCGTCTGGGGCCCGTTCGCGGACCAGTTGCTCGAGAACATCCGCGAGGTCGTCGATCCGTCCGAGATCGACATCGTCGTCGCCAACCACTCGGAGGTCGACCATTCCGGCGGCCTTCCGGCCGTCATGCGCCATGCGCCGAAGGCGAAGGTCGTCGTCTCCAAGCGCGGCCTGGAGAGCGTCGAGGGGCACTTCCATCAGCCGTGGGACTTCCAGTCGGTGGGCACGGGGGACCGCATCTCCATCGGCGCCAACGAACTGGCCTTCGTCGAGGCGCCCATGCTGCACTGGCCCGACAGCATGTTCACCTACCTGACGGGGCACAACGTCCTGATGCCGAACGACGCCTTCGGCCAGCACTACGCGACGGCCTTCCGCTACAACGACGAAGTGGACCAGGAGGAGCTGTACGAAGAGGCGCTCAAGTACTACGTCAACATCCTGACGCCGTTCAGCAAGCTGGTCCGGCGCAAGATCGACGAGGTGCTGGCGCTGGGGCTGCCCGTGGACGTGATCGCGCCCAGCCACGGCGTCATCTGGCGCAAGGACCCGCTGCAGATCGTGCGGAAGTACCAGGAATGGGCGGCGCAGACGCCCGAACCGCGCGCCGTCATCCTGTACGACACGATGTGGAACGGCACGCGGCGCATGGCCGAGGCGATCTCCGAGGGCCTGGCCGAGGCCGGCGTCGACAGCAAGGCCGTCCATGTGGGGCTCACGGACCGCAACGACGTGCTGGTCGACGTCTTCCGTGCGCGCACCGTGGTGGTCGGCTCGCCGACCTTCAACAACGGCGTGCTGGCCAGCCTGGCGCCGATCCTGGAGGATCTGCGGGGCCTGAAGTTCCAGAACAAGATCGGCGCGGCCTTCGGCAGCTACGGCTGGAGCGGCGAGTCGATCGGGCTCATCGAGGAGCATCTGCGCCGGTGCGGGATCCCGCTCGTGCGGGAGGGACTTCGCTGCAAGTGGCAGCCGCGCGCTGAGGACCTGGAGGCGTGCCGCGCCTTTGGCAGGGAACTGGCCGACGCAACGAAGAAGGCCTGA